In Stigmatopora nigra isolate UIUO_SnigA chromosome 11, RoL_Snig_1.1, whole genome shotgun sequence, the following proteins share a genomic window:
- the faima gene encoding fas apoptotic inhibitory molecule a isoform X2 translates to MLDPSAQGSQASMSGDLAGVWEVALSDGVHRIAFEHGTTTGKRVIYVDGKEVLRRDWMFKLVGKETFVVGKLDTKATINIDAVSGFAYEYTLEINGKSLKKYMENRAKMTSTWLLNLDGTDSRVVLEKDTMDIWCNGQKIETAGEFVDDGTETHFSLGDHNCCVKAVSSGKRRDGLIHTLLVDGAEIAECTE, encoded by the exons ATGCTAGACCCCAGCGCACAAGGAAGCCAAG CGAGCATGTCTGGCGACCTCGCCGGCGTGTGGGAGGTCGCGCTGAGCGATGGGGTCCACAGGATTGCCTTCGAACACGGTACGACCACCGGCAAGAGAGTCATCTACGTGGATGGAAAG GAGGTGCTGAGGCGAGATTGGATGTTCAAGCTGGTGGGCAAGGAGACTTTCGTGGTGGGCAAACTGGACACCAAAGCCACCATCAACATCGACGCAGTCAGCGGTTTTGCCTACGAGTACACGTTGGAGATCAATGGCAAGAGCTTGAAAAAGTATATGGAAAACAGGGCCAAGATGACCAGCACTTGGTTGCTCAACCTTGACGGGACGGATTCCAGGGTGGTCTTGG AGAAAGACACCATGGATATTTGGTGCAATGGACAGAAGATCGAAACCGCA GGTGAATTTGTAGACGATGGCACAGAAACCCACTTCAGTCTGGGCGACCACAACTGCTGCGTGAAGGCGGTGAGCAGCGGAAAACGACGAGATGGACTCATTCACACTCTTCTGGTGGACGGAGCTGAGATCGCTGAATGTACCGAGTGA
- the faima gene encoding fas apoptotic inhibitory molecule a isoform X1, with amino-acid sequence MFEDLAGMWEVALGDGIHRIVFVHGFVTGKRVVYVNGKEVLRRDWMFGQVGRVTFMVGYPDTKATIYVSDNGFAYEYILKINGKSMKNMENRAEVMNNWLLNLDLVDSKVVLASMSGDLAGVWEVALSDGVHRIAFEHGTTTGKRVIYVDGKEVLRRDWMFKLVGKETFVVGKLDTKATINIDAVSGFAYEYTLEINGKSLKKYMENRAKMTSTWLLNLDGTDSRVVLEKDTMDIWCNGQKIETAGEFVDDGTETHFSLGDHNCCVKAVSSGKRRDGLIHTLLVDGAEIAECTE; translated from the exons ATGTTTGAAGACCTCGCCGGGATGTGGGAGGTCGCGCTGGGCGATGGGATCCACAGAATCGTCTTCGTGCACGGGTTTGTCACCGGCAAGAGGGTCGTTTACGTCAATGGAAAG GAGGTGCTGAGGCGGGACTGGATGTTCGGGCAGGTGGGTAGGGTAACGTTCATGGTGGGTTATCCGGACACCAAAGCCACCATCTATGTCTCGGATAACGGTTTCGCCTACGAGTACATTCTGAAGATTAACGGCAAGAGTATGAAGAATATGGAGAATAGGGCTGAAGTGATGAACAACTGGTTGCTTAACCTGGATTTGGTGGATTCAAAGGTGGTTTTAG CGAGCATGTCTGGCGACCTCGCCGGCGTGTGGGAGGTCGCGCTGAGCGATGGGGTCCACAGGATTGCCTTCGAACACGGTACGACCACCGGCAAGAGAGTCATCTACGTGGATGGAAAG GAGGTGCTGAGGCGAGATTGGATGTTCAAGCTGGTGGGCAAGGAGACTTTCGTGGTGGGCAAACTGGACACCAAAGCCACCATCAACATCGACGCAGTCAGCGGTTTTGCCTACGAGTACACGTTGGAGATCAATGGCAAGAGCTTGAAAAAGTATATGGAAAACAGGGCCAAGATGACCAGCACTTGGTTGCTCAACCTTGACGGGACGGATTCCAGGGTGGTCTTGG AGAAAGACACCATGGATATTTGGTGCAATGGACAGAAGATCGAAACCGCA GGTGAATTTGTAGACGATGGCACAGAAACCCACTTCAGTCTGGGCGACCACAACTGCTGCGTGAAGGCGGTGAGCAGCGGAAAACGACGAGATGGACTCATTCACACTCTTCTGGTGGACGGAGCTGAGATCGCTGAATGTACCGAGTGA